The Megalobrama amblycephala isolate DHTTF-2021 linkage group LG18, ASM1881202v1, whole genome shotgun sequence genome segment TGCTGTGACTGTGCCAGACAGTTACCCATTACCGCGCATGGAAGACTGTATAGATAATATCGGTTCTACTCGTTTTGTTAGTAAACTGGATATGCTGAAAGGATACTGGCAAGTCCCACTTACATCACAAGCGTCCGACATCTCCGCGTTTGTAACACCAGATAATTTCCTTCAGTACACTGCGATGGCTTTCGAGCTCAGAAACGCACCGGCAACGTTTCAGCGTCTGGTAAATGTTGTCCTAGCTGATGTACCGAATTGCAACGCATATCTTGATGATCTGGTTATCTATTCAGTGGATTGGAAAGAACATGTGTGCTCGTTGAGAACCGTGTTTGAGCGTCTTGACAAAGCTAACTTAACACTTAACTTGGCAAAATGCGAGTTTGGCCGAGCGACTGTCACTTATCTTGGCAAAGAGGTTGGACAAGGTCAAGTGCGTCCGGTAGAGGCTAAAGTTACAGCAATTGCAGAATTTCCCGTTCCTACCACCCGACGAGAGCTACAAAGGTTTTTGGGTATGGCTGGGTATTACCGCagtttagggctggacgattaatcgaaaagtaatcgaaaccgaaattcagaacctctaaccgacgtaattttcccatgtcggttatttcggttttttaatcctgttaatacttcccccttaaaaacataactgcgtgtgtagccacgtgactccgccccATCCAGTaagtggcataaaagcaaaacacggaggcgaacgccggttcaacacatagtgatggcgcgcgagcggtgagccttgcgtcttcactaaactttgtcagttgtatttgttttatggtttggacattcaagcgattagacgatcggatgtgtagcctattattatatcgagctaccgcgctcgcatagatatatacataattatatctatgccgcgctcgcgcagctgcatgtggcacgaacactcatacaaacagctgcgcaaaacgtgaagatcgcgcgcacacagaggaacgcagaaacttgttgtcagcgctgtcctgtgatttatcactagaatagcttagaaactcaaaagttatagcatctattttttctacttttgaaggaactatttacaaccgacagcttcacaattaatagagagacggtatgactaattcataCACCCAATcactactggtactgtgctaatttatctttatctgatttacaacgagcagaaacctgtaagaaatgttacaaaccatagataaaataactgctgatagtgagcttatgatgtcagatcactctttcaacaggaaaaaaaatatcccaccttaatagtcaatcataggctatttacagtacaaaccttgtcagtgaactatgagggcaaaaaaaaaaaaaaaaacataaaataatcgttcattaatcgtaatcgaggtaaaatgttcaattaatcgaggttttgattttaggccataatcgtccagccctaccgCAGTTTCTGTAAAAATTTCTCGACGGTTGTTAATCCCCTCACTGCATTAATCAGTCCGACTAAGCCTTTCAAATGGTCATTGGAGTGTCAGCATGCTTTTGACTGTGTAAAAACGCTTTTATGTAATGCACCTGTTCTTATTGCACCTGACTGTACACAGGATTGTAAACTTGAGGTGGACGCAAGCGCAGTTGGCGCTGGAGCTGTTCTTCTGCAGGAGGATAAAAACGGTGTAGATCAtcctgtaatttattacttgtTTAATAAGCATCAGCTTAACTATTCCACTATTGAAAAGGAAGCACTTGCCTTGCTGCTCGCCTTACAGCACTTTGAAGTTTACCTTGGCTCTAGTAATCTTCCCGTCACAGTGTTTACGGATCATAATCCTCTTGTGTTCTTATCTCGGATGTATAACCAAAATCAGAGGTTGATGCGTTGGGCTCTGGCAGTCCAGAATTACAACTTGGTTATTAAACACAAAAAAGGTGTTGAAAATGTTCTTGCTGATGCTCTTTCGAGAgcttgagtgtttttttttctactttggGAACAAACTAGTTTGTTCTTAAGGGTGGGAGTGTTACGTCCTGGTAGTTTGTGCCgctgtgtgttttttttcttcccccCTCCTCTCTCCTAGGCACGCCTACACGGGACGATTATTGGTTCAGGAGGCTGCCAATCGTCATCAGCTCACATGACGACATGCTACCCGCTGCCAATCCTGTACGGGCGCCAGGTTTTAAAAGAGCGGCTGGATGGACACGAAGATAGCTTTTGTTTTCCTGTTTTTGTGCTTGTTTAAATCTGCCCTTTTGTTAACTTTCTTTGGTGCAATGACACTCTTATGTTGTACAATTTGGagttgtcatttttgttttgttctttaatttgtttttgatttgttaTTTCGACCGTGATTCTCATTGCCTATGGGAAATGGACAGGTAGTATGTCACGTGACGTACATGTTGCAACACTCAGCGATTTCAATGTATAGACACATCAGTTAGAAGTGAGCGCCActtatgtatgttttgtttgGGTAGAAAGAGTAGGTAAGTTATGGCGTTTGATACGCTGAAGACTTGCtttctcatttttcttttcataagTTAGGTTAGTTTTGAACTTGAGCTAGCTtgggttttgtttttgttcttttctttgGCGCCGCTTTTGTCCTTTTTCCCCGGTTTATtacttttgtttcttttctttttgtttatgtaaatattgtctttgttttttttgttgtttttgttactTTGTTAGTATTTCACTATTGTATTATTATCCTTATTTTCTCACGCCtattttctctttctttgaTTGTAAAATAAATTCCGTTTTGTTGGCAGTTCTCGTAGCATTTCGTCTCTTGCTACCACCACCCGCACACGCAATGGTCACAATCTCAATGTTACCCCTTCTAACCCTAGACCAAAATTAGGAAGTTGTAAcagctgatttgctgctcaagaaatgaaaacagttgtgccgctttatatttttgtgtacACTAAAGTTCAAAATTTAGTTCAGTgagatttatttagtttttttttttttttttttgaagacaTTAATAGCAAGAATACaaaaaagtggcagtaaagacttgttataaaatattttttaactttccaacttttttgtttgttttactttgtattcaaagaatcctaaaaaatgcatcatggtttacacaaaaaaatatcacaCGGTCTGCATTACTGTTACACACAGAAGGGGACGGAGACACATGTAAAAGCGTATGtgatgtttattgaacaaccagagAGTTATAGCAGAGTGCAGGTAAGTCTATGCAGAAAAAGTTCTTAGCAGACAACTATCAAGGCAGTGATACTTGACTTAATCTTCTCTCCAGGTTACAAGGATGACAGGCAGACGAGGAACGGAGGATACCAGGAGGCATTCACTGAAGACACAGAGAACACGAGGGATCTTGGAAGacaatggagacaggtaagtagtccGTAACAGGAAGTATGTattaacgagaccggacagtgactgagTGCTCTGACGTGTCTTTTATTCTGCGGTGGTGATGAGTGTCAGATGTTGCTGATCAATACTCAGGAGAGGGAGTGCGACGTGATTGGTGAAGTGAAGTCAAGTCTGTGACAATTACCCAAAGTGATTTGCTGAAATCATAATGTGGATGGTGTGAGCACTAGCCAATAGGATTACCACTTGTGCGATTTCCCTGCTGATGAGGCTTCTGCTTGGtcttaaataacacaaatggtATGTTCACAAATTAAACAATTTCTCAAAGAAGAACAATGAATTATCACTGTTTGCAATTTAGAGCTTGATATATAGACAAGGCCACTGCTGATAAAATGGGTGCCCTACATGAAAAATCCCATTTAGTTGGTCACATTCAGTACATTCAAATGCATTTGTTGAAGCAACCACACCATTAGCTTTATCTCTGTGGAGTGTCATGTTTTAAAGGACTTGTACCAAAGTGCTTTGCAAGTAAAGTTCTATAACAGTTGTGCTATTGAGCAAGTttagtaaaagaaaagaaaaaaaatcaaatttcaAATTATGTTGAAATCTTTTCTTCACCTGACAGAAACTTAAGTGATTCTGAGTAAAACTGAGTAGTTTTACTGTGTTTAATATTCAATGGCATAATCAATAGAGATTGCATTGATACgaaaaaagtaacaaaacattttttttttctgttaaatgCATCAAATCAGAGGAGAATACTTTCTAATTATACAGCTATATATGCTACACAATCACAAGTATTAAATATGgtgaaaatacaaaaaacattGTTGCAACATATATTAATTTGTTAGTGGGGACACATGTTCTTGAAAAAATGAGTTGAGACAGGCAAAATTATATTTAGTAGTAGTTCCTTCAAATAATTTACCACTTTGTTTATTATTGATGGATCTCTCTCAGCTCTCCATCTTGTTTGCTGCTCATAATTACTTTCTCTTTCAAAGTTTTTTCTGGGAGATCTGGGCTGTAAACCCATCACCTGCAGAGTttgcctcctcctcctctcctcctcctccaggATAAGACGTGTATTTTCCTGAATTAATCTCTCTACTCTTTCTAGCATCTCATTGGTGTAGTGTTGCCCACCATTTACAGTGACAATTTTATCAATTTGGTCCAGCAACTGATTGACCTCTTCACGATTTTGTTCTTTATTGTTGAACATGTGATATCGTCCACTGTAAGTTTTGATGAAACTGAGAAGTTTTGGGTTGGTACGGACCAATTCGTGAATGTTTTTGCCCTTCAGTTGATCTCCACAAGTAAATATTACCATGGTGTATGTGGAGGATTCATTACCAAAAATGGCTTGAATGGTTTTAACAGCTTCTGCGTCTTCATCTGTGAATCTGCCCACGGGAATCACAATTAAGAAGACGTGTGGACCCGGAGCAGAGAGTGAAATACCATGTTTAATTCTTTGGATAATTTCATCTTTAGTTAGATTTGTGTCAAACACACCTGGAGAGTCAATGACAGATACTTTTCTGCCATTTATTATTTCATGAAATTTTTCACATTGTGCAGTCACAGAGGAGGATGATGCTTctgatttaaaaacattttttcccaGGATGGTGTTGCCTGTTGCACTTTTCCCCACTCCTGTTTTTCCAACCAAAAGAATCCGGAGctcttgacttggacttggacTTGGACGATACACTGTGTATtgagaaaaattgcaaattgCAAATTGTATCGCTTTTCATTAGTTTACTTACAAAGAAACAACTTTAATACAATATTTGGGACCATTATTTAGAAAAACAAATACTTTACCTGGAATATGATTTTGTTGCCTGAACATCTAGAAATGAtgtttacagtattaaacattttatcacATTGTCataaatttctatttttttttttttaaagatatttggTTTATAGAGGGAAGAAGTATACAATATATACTTGTATAAATTTTCATATGCTGTACAATACTATAGATTtcaatgaaataatattttaagtcAAAAGCTAAGGTTATAGATAGTGTGGGTTCTGGATGTTCTTTCTTCGTGACTTGCACAAGATAAGAATTTTCTAACACATACCTTCACCACGATTATGCCAAGCACTACAAGTATAATGAAGGAAGACGAGACCCATGAGTTTGAGGTCGTTGTTGGTTTAGCAACAGAATTTTCAGTGTCCTCCATAACTAGTGAGAGAGTTCGGTCAAAACTGTTGTTCTTCCAACACAATCCTAAAATATGTGTAAAGACAACAGTCTGAAATTGGTGTTGAATTTGTAGGAATTTATGCAATCTCATTCCAATGTTTTTTTATGATCTGCTCAAGCTTCACTGAGGATTTAGGAGTAGGACTTTGTGcttttttataaaaatcataTGTGTTtgtactactactactactactaataataataataaaagtatgttaatcaaatttttacatttactaGTAAGATCAGGTTGGTATGGATGTATTATGGATACATTATGTGTTTAAATAGTGAATTAATTTGGATGTATTCTCATATTTGGACATTACAGCTAATGTTCAAATACcagaatacaaaaagaaaggaTCTCCAAACTGGCTGGTGCCCCAGTACCTTGTAGAACTGTCCTTGGATTCATAtacaaaagcaaaaataaaataaataaaaatctttaaaatggcAAAGGATGGCATCAACTTCTAACAAAGATTTATCAAACTGTATCTACACTAAGATTACATTATTTGCTCTCTGTGCATGGTCTCTTTTTCCCTCTATTCTCTCTGATCATATTTTTCGTGTATTGGTAGTCAGACTCCAGCTCTCACTTCATTATGGGGAAAATGCAAGCGACACATTTGTGTTACTGTACTTAGGAAACAAAGACTTACGACACATGTGtctgaacaaaaacaaagcaaagctgaacaggcagaggtgaatgaacagcaccGAAACAGCCTGTGTGACATTTAAATTCTCTATTGTAATGCGAATTCAGCACAGTGATTGGATTACAAGAGTTTCATTCTCATGAATAATGCATAGAAAAGTACAGAAACTGACGTATACTCTTGTAGACGCATACTCTCTGGCcacgtatattttttttttctggacattGGTCCAATTGTGCT includes the following:
- the LOC125252935 gene encoding GTPase IMAP family member 4-like isoform X1, whose protein sequence is MRLHKFLQIQHQFQTVVFTHILGLCWKNNSFDRTLSLVMEDTENSVAKPTTTSNSWVSSSFIILVVLGIIVVKMFRQQNHIPVYRPSPSPSQELRILLVGKTGVGKSATGNTILGKNVFKSEASSSSVTAQCEKFHEIINGRKVSVIDSPGVFDTNLTKDEIIQRIKHGISLSAPGPHVFLIVIPVGRFTDEDAEAVKTIQAIFGNESSTYTMVIFTCGDQLKGKNIHELVRTNPKLLSFIKTYSGRYHMFNNKEQNREEVNQLLDQIDKIVTVNGGQHYTNEMLERVERLIQENTRLILEEEERRRRQTLQVMGLQPRSPRKNFERESNYEQQTRWRAERDPSIINKVVNYLKELLLNIILPVSTHFFKNMCPH
- the LOC125252935 gene encoding GTPase IMAP family member 4-like isoform X2 — translated: MEDTENSVAKPTTTSNSWVSSSFIILVVLGIIVVKMFRQQNHIPVYRPSPSPSQELRILLVGKTGVGKSATGNTILGKNVFKSEASSSSVTAQCEKFHEIINGRKVSVIDSPGVFDTNLTKDEIIQRIKHGISLSAPGPHVFLIVIPVGRFTDEDAEAVKTIQAIFGNESSTYTMVIFTCGDQLKGKNIHELVRTNPKLLSFIKTYSGRYHMFNNKEQNREEVNQLLDQIDKIVTVNGGQHYTNEMLERVERLIQENTRLILEEEERRRRQTLQVMGLQPRSPRKNFERESNYEQQTRWRAERDPSIINKVVNYLKELLLNIILPVSTHFFKNMCPH